In Zobellia roscoffensis, the following are encoded in one genomic region:
- the rseP gene encoding RIP metalloprotease RseP: MSPLLIKTIQFFLSLSLLIVLHELGHFIPAKLFKTRVEKFYLFFDVKFSLFKKKIGETVYGIGWLPLGGYVKIAGMIDESMDTEAMKEEPKEWEFRSKPAWQRLIIMIGGVTVNFVLAVIIYIGMAYAYGDQYIPGDSLKDGVHVTEKTIGDELGIETGDKIIAVDGDKIKDFNKIFMDIINGSSITIERNGETIEKEIPVDFIATLMEDKDRARFLGPRFPFYIAEVSSESLNKDAGLEPKDEIVEIAGKEITYFDEVKPILEQYKGEKINLTVVRDNSVRKVIPVVINDSAQIGVRPGMPSMEEMEKRGLLRLETEKYTFAESIPAGINKGVNTLSGYLKQLKKIFNPDTGAYKGVGGFAAIGSLFPDAWNWEVFWGTTAFLSIMLAVMNLLPIPALDGGHVMFLLYEMISGRKPSDKFLEYAQMIGFFLLLALILFANGNDLYRYLTGK, encoded by the coding sequence ATGAGTCCGTTACTTATAAAGACCATACAATTTTTTTTAAGCCTTTCGTTGTTAATCGTACTACACGAATTAGGGCATTTTATTCCAGCTAAGTTATTTAAGACACGTGTAGAAAAGTTCTATTTGTTCTTTGATGTTAAGTTTTCCCTCTTTAAAAAGAAAATTGGGGAGACCGTTTATGGTATTGGTTGGCTTCCTTTGGGCGGTTATGTAAAAATAGCCGGTATGATCGATGAAAGCATGGATACGGAAGCCATGAAAGAAGAGCCCAAGGAATGGGAGTTTAGAAGCAAGCCGGCCTGGCAACGTTTGATTATTATGATCGGCGGTGTAACGGTAAACTTTGTTTTAGCGGTGATTATTTACATAGGAATGGCCTATGCGTATGGCGACCAATATATACCTGGGGATAGTTTAAAAGATGGTGTACACGTTACTGAAAAGACCATTGGAGACGAATTGGGTATTGAAACAGGAGATAAAATTATAGCGGTTGATGGAGATAAGATCAAGGACTTTAATAAGATCTTTATGGACATCATTAATGGAAGTAGTATTACCATAGAACGTAATGGTGAAACTATTGAAAAGGAGATTCCTGTCGATTTTATTGCAACGCTGATGGAAGATAAAGACCGAGCTCGGTTTTTAGGTCCTCGTTTCCCTTTTTACATAGCGGAAGTGTCGTCGGAATCTTTGAACAAGGATGCCGGACTAGAGCCAAAAGATGAAATAGTAGAGATAGCCGGAAAGGAAATCACTTATTTTGATGAGGTGAAACCTATTTTGGAGCAGTATAAAGGCGAAAAAATAAACCTGACCGTCGTTCGTGATAACAGTGTGCGTAAAGTTATACCCGTTGTTATTAATGATTCCGCACAAATAGGCGTAAGACCGGGTATGCCTTCTATGGAAGAAATGGAAAAAAGAGGTCTTCTGCGTTTGGAGACTGAAAAATATACTTTTGCCGAATCTATACCTGCGGGAATCAATAAAGGGGTTAACACCCTTTCGGGTTATTTAAAGCAATTAAAAAAGATTTTCAATCCAGATACAGGTGCCTATAAAGGTGTAGGTGGTTTTGCAGCCATAGGAAGCCTTTTTCCAGATGCTTGGAACTGGGAAGTATTTTGGGGAACAACGGCGTTCTTATCCATTATGCTTGCCGTTATGAACTTGCTGCCTATACCGGCATTAGATGGTGGTCATGTCATGTTCCTGTTGTACGAAATGATTTCGGGTCGTAAGCCGAGCGATAAATTTTTAGAATATGCACAGATGATCGGCTTCTTTTTATTGCTTGCTTTAATACTGTTTGCCAATGGAAATGACCTGTATCGGTATTTAACCGGAAAATAG
- a CDS encoding class I SAM-dependent DNA methyltransferase translates to MSFEQTFKNIDDLLYKDSGSDSELDYIGQTSWVMFLRYLDELEQDKADEAELKGEDYSFILAEEFRWPNWAMPKDADGNLDHHVALTGTGLVEFVDGKLFPYLAKFKQEADSANTIEYKIGEIFSELKNKIQSGYNLREILEYADSLPFRASKDKHELSHLYETKIKNMGNAGRNGGQYYTPRPLIRAMINVIDPQIGEKVYDGAAGSCGFLVEAYEYLYERMDKTTDNLKTLQENTLYGKEKKNLAYVIGIMNMILHGIEAPNIIHTNTLGENIRDIQEKDRYHVILANPPFGGKERPEVQQNFDIKTGESAFLFMQHFIKSLKTGGRAAIVIKNTVLSNTDNASVALRKLLLEGSNLHTILDLPGGTFTGAGVKTVVLFFQKGEPSKKIWYYQLDPGRNMGKTNPLNDRDLEEFLTLQKTKPESEKSWILNVNDLDDDSFDLSPKNPNTPEEAPLRSPEEILEEMETLDAETNTILKSIKELI, encoded by the coding sequence ATGAGTTTCGAACAAACATTTAAAAATATAGACGACCTACTATACAAAGATTCTGGGTCTGATAGTGAATTAGATTACATAGGCCAAACCTCTTGGGTTATGTTCTTACGTTACTTAGACGAGCTAGAACAAGACAAAGCAGACGAAGCCGAATTAAAAGGCGAAGATTACAGTTTTATTTTAGCCGAAGAATTCCGTTGGCCTAATTGGGCAATGCCTAAAGATGCCGATGGAAACCTAGACCATCACGTAGCGCTAACAGGTACAGGTTTAGTAGAATTTGTAGATGGAAAGCTATTCCCATACTTAGCAAAGTTTAAGCAAGAAGCAGATTCTGCGAATACTATTGAGTATAAGATTGGAGAGATTTTCTCTGAATTGAAAAACAAAATCCAGTCTGGTTATAACCTACGTGAGATTTTAGAATATGCAGACAGCCTTCCATTTAGAGCATCAAAAGATAAGCATGAATTAAGTCACCTGTACGAGACTAAGATTAAAAATATGGGTAACGCAGGTCGTAATGGCGGCCAATACTACACACCAAGACCTCTCATACGTGCGATGATTAACGTGATAGATCCACAAATAGGTGAAAAAGTATACGATGGCGCTGCAGGTTCTTGTGGTTTCTTAGTAGAAGCCTATGAGTATCTGTACGAGCGCATGGATAAAACCACTGATAACCTTAAAACATTACAAGAAAACACTCTTTACGGTAAAGAGAAAAAAAACTTGGCTTATGTAATTGGTATTATGAACATGATTTTGCATGGTATAGAAGCACCCAACATTATTCATACCAACACGTTGGGTGAGAACATACGCGACATACAAGAAAAAGACCGTTATCACGTAATATTAGCAAACCCACCATTTGGCGGTAAAGAAAGACCCGAAGTACAACAAAATTTTGACATAAAAACAGGAGAATCCGCTTTCTTGTTTATGCAACATTTTATAAAGAGCTTAAAAACAGGTGGTCGTGCAGCTATCGTTATTAAAAACACGGTATTGAGCAATACAGACAATGCTTCTGTAGCGTTGCGTAAACTCTTATTAGAAGGCTCTAACCTACATACCATTTTAGATTTACCAGGTGGAACCTTTACAGGAGCAGGCGTTAAAACCGTAGTCTTGTTTTTTCAAAAAGGCGAGCCCTCCAAAAAGATTTGGTACTACCAGTTAGACCCAGGACGAAACATGGGAAAAACCAATCCGTTAAATGACAGAGATTTGGAAGAGTTCTTAACATTACAAAAAACGAAGCCAGAAAGCGAAAAATCATGGATTTTAAATGTGAATGATTTAGATGATGATTCTTTTGACCTTTCGCCAAAAAATCCGAATACACCTGAAGAGGCACCATTACGCAGTCCAGAGGAAATTTTGGAGGAAATGGAAACTTTGGATGCTGAAACCAATACTATTCTTAAATCAATTAAAGAATTGATATGA